The Synchiropus splendidus isolate RoL2022-P1 chromosome 1, RoL_Sspl_1.0, whole genome shotgun sequence genome includes a window with the following:
- the smim7 gene encoding small integral membrane protein 7, producing MIGDLLIFGTLLMNAGAVLNFKLKRKESQAFGDDTRAPTTGDNIREFLLSLRYFRIFIALWNIFIMFCMVLLFGS from the exons ATGATCGGGGATCTGCTAATATTCGG gaCGCTTCTGATGAACGCAGGAGCCGTGTTGAATTTTAAGCT TAAAAGAAAGGAGTCCCAAGCATTCGGAGACGACACCAGAGCACCGACCACAG GTGACAACATCAGAGAGTTCTTGCTGAGCCTGAGATACTTCAGAATCTTCATTGCACTGTGGAACATCTTCATCATGTTCTGCATGGTTCT aTTGTTTGGATCATGA
- the tmem38a gene encoding trimeric intracellular cation channel type A: protein MDLLAVLNLGDFPQVFSKMGMFPVFDLAYYIVSILYLKYEPGSVEVSRRSPVASWLCAMLYCFGSYILADVMLGSSPLDYFQHNSHILLATAVWYLIFYCPLNLFYKCVAFLPVKLVLVALKEVVRTRKIAAGVHHAHHAYHHGFFIMVIVGYVKGSGVALMSNFEQLLRGVWRPETNEILNMSFPTKASLYGAILFTLQEAHWLPISKSTLILIFTLFMATSKVVMTARHSHGSPFALIESWICHLLFGSPLGGSEEDHHHTPAAASAPKSKEELSEGARKRKAKKAE, encoded by the exons ATGGATTTGCTTGCGGTTCTCAACCTGGGAGATTTCCCTCAAGTTTTCTCCAAAATGGGAATGTTTCCGGTCTTTGACCTCGCGTACTACATCGTTTCCATCCTCTACCTCAAGTATGAACCAG GCTCGGTGGAGGTTTCGCGCCGGAGCCCGGTGGCCTCCTGGCTCTGCGCCATGCTCTACTGCTTCGGCAGCTACATTCTGGCAGACGTCATGCTCGGCAGCAGCCCCCTGGACTATTTCCAACACAACAGCCACATCCTGCTGGCCACCGCTGTCTG gtacCTCATCTTCTACTGCCCTCTCAACCTCTTCTACAAGTGTGTGGCTTTCCTGCCCGTCAAgctggtgttggtggctctGAAGGAAGTGGTCCGGACTCGCAAGATCGCCGCCGGCGTCCACCACGCCCACCACGCCTACCACCACGGCTTCTTCATCATGGTCATCGTCGGCTACGTCAAGG GTTCCGGGGTTGCTCTGATGTCTAATTTCGAGCAGCTGCTGCGAGGAGTTTGGAGACCTGAGACCAACGAGATCCTCAACATGTCATT CCCGACCAAAGCCAGTCTGTACGGCGCCATCCTCTTCACCCTGCAGGAGGCGCACTGGTTGCCCATCTCCAAGAGcaccctcatcctcatcttcacccTCTTCATGGCCACCAGCAAG GTGGTGATGACCGCCCGACACTCCCACGGCTCCCCCTTCGCACTCATCGAGTCCTGGATTTGCCATCTGCTGTTCGGCTCCCCTCTGGGAGGTTCGGAGGAAGACCACCACCACACCCCCGCCGCAGCCTCCGCCCCCAAGTCCAAGGAAGAGCTGAGCGAAGGCGCTCGCAAGAGGAAAGCAAAGAAAGCCGAGTAA
- the comp gene encoding cartilage oligomeric matrix protein isoform X2: MLWFLLLIGALCWGRPAAGQRDGEIISQIKMTNLALAEIKEFLKQQIKEIVFLKNTVMECEACGMGGMQPRPSCVPNPCHPGVECMETPEGIKCGACPEGMEGNGTHCTDIDECTVKPCHMGVRCINTAPGFRCGSCPAGYSGPQVQGVGIAYARANKQVCKDINECEGPNNGGCVENSVCMNTPGSFRCGPCKTGYIGDQRQGCKPERACGNGQPNPCHASAECIVHREGKIECQCGVGWAGNGYMCGPDIDIDGFPDEKLDCPERNCAKDNCLTVPNSGQEDADGDAIGDACDDDADGDGILNTQDNCVLVPNVDQRNVDEDDFGDACDNCRAIKNNDQKDTDVDKFGDECDEDIDGDGILNHLDNCKRVPNADQIDRDGDKVGDACDSCPYVPNPEQTDADNDLIGDPCDTNKDSDGDGHQDSRDNCPAVINSSQLDTDKDGKGDECDDDDDNDGIPDLLPPGPDNCRLIPNPLQEDSDGNGVGNVCEKDFDNDTIIDTIDVCPENAEVTLTDFREYQTVVLDPEGDAQIDPNWVVLNQGREIVQTMNSDPGLAVGYTAFSGVDFEGTFHVNTVTDDDYAGFIFGYQDSSSFYVVMWKQVEQIYWQANPFRAVAEPGIQLKAVKSNTGPGENLRNALWHTGDTNDQVKLLWKDARNVGWKDKTSYRWFLQHRPADGYIRVRFYEGTQMVADTGVVIDGTMRGGRLGVFCFSQENIIWANLRYRCNDTLPEDFDTYRAQQVQLVV, translated from the exons ATGCTGTGGTTCCTGCTGCTGATCGGGGCGCTCTGCTGGGGTCGGCCGGCCGCCGGCCAGAGAG ATGGCGAAATCATCAGTCAGATTAAAATGACTAATCTGGCGCTGGCAGAGATTAAAGAGTTTCTGAAACAGCAG ATAAAGGAGATTGTTTTCCtgaagaacacagtgatggagtGTGAAGCCTGTG GAATGGGAGGGATGCAGCCCCGGCCGTCCTGTGTGCCCAACCCGTGCCACCCAGGAGTGGAGTGCATGGAGACCCCCGAGGGGATCAAGTGTGGAGCCTGCCCAGAGGGCATGGAGGGCAACGGAACCCACTGTACCGACATCGATGAG TGCACAGTGAAACCATGTCACATGGGGGTTCGCTGCATCAATACTGCGCCTGGTTTCCGATGTGGCTCTTGCCCCGCGGGCTATTCCGGTCCTCAAGTCCAAGGCGTCGGTATCGCCTACGCAAGAGCCAACAAACAG GTCTGCAAGGACATCAACGAGTGTGAGGGTCCCAACAACGGGGGCTGTGTGGAAAACTCAGTGTGTATGAACACCCCA GGTTCCTTCAGGTGCGGCCCTTGTAAGACAGGGTACATCGGTGATCAACGACAAGGCTGTAAGCCTGAAAGAGCGTGTGGAAATGGACAGCCGAACCCCTGCCACGCCAGTGCAGAGTGCATCGTCCATCGAGAGGGGAAGATTGAATGCCAG TGTGGAGTCGGATGGGCCGGAAACGGCTACATGTGTGGGCCAGACATCGACATTGACGGGTTCCCTGATGAGAAACTGGACTGTCCGGAGAGGAACTGCGCCAAA GATAACTGTCTCACTGTTCCCAACTCTGGTCAAGAAGACGCAGACGGGGACGCGATCGGAGACGCCTGCGACGATGACGCGGACGGTGACGGGATCCTTAACACACAG GACAACTGCGTTCTGGTGCCCAATGTGGACCAACGCAACGTCGATGAGGACGATTTTGGGGACGCCTGCGACAACTGCCGTGCCATCAAGAACAATGACCAGAAGGACACTGATGTTGACAAATTTGGTGACGAGTGCGACGAAGATATCGACGGAGACG GGATCCTGAACCATCTGGACAACTGCAAGAGGGTTCCCAACGCTGACCAGATCGATCGTGACGGAGACAAAGTGGGAGACGCTTGCGACAGTTGCCCTTATGTTCCGAACCCTGAGCAG ACAGACGCAGACAACGACTTGATCGGTGATCCATGCGACACCAACAAGGACAG TGACGGCGACGGCCACCAAGACTCCAGAGACAACTGCCCCGCCGTCATCAACAGCTCACAGCTGGACACGGACAAGGACGGGAAGGGAGACGAGtgtgacgacgacgacgacaacGATGGGATACCCGACCTGCTGCCCCCTGGTCCGGACAACTGTCGCCTGATCCCCAACCCTCTTCAGGAGGACTCAGATG GTAACGGTGTTGGAAACGTGTGCGAGAAGGACTTCGACAACGACACAATCATTGATACCATCGACGTCTGTCCTGAGAATGCTGAGGTGACTCTGACTGACTTCAGGGAGTACCAGACCGTGGTGTTGGATCCAGAGGGCGATGCACAGATCGACCCCAACTGGGTGGTGCTGAACCAG GGAAGAGAGATCGTCCAGACCATGAACAGTGATCCGGGGTTGGCAGTTG GTTACACAGCGTTCAGCGGCGTGGACTTTGAGGGGACGTTTCATGTGAACACTGTAACGGACGACGACTACGCAGGATTTATCTTTGGCTACCAGGACAGCTCCAGTTTCTACGTGGTGATGTGGAAGCAGGTGGAGCAGATCTACTGGCAGGCCAATCCCTTCAGAGCTGTGGCCGAGCCTGGAATACAGCTCAAG GCTGTCAAATCTAACACGGGTCCAGGTGAGAATCTGCGAAACGCGCTGTGGCACACCGGCGACACCAACGACCAGGTCAAGCTGCTGTGGAAAGACGCTCGTAACGTTGGCTGGAAGGACAAGACGTCgtaccgctggttcctgcagcaCCGACCTGCAGATG